The Juglans regia cultivar Chandler chromosome 11, Walnut 2.0, whole genome shotgun sequence genome contains the following window.
AAATGCATACAGGAATACTAAAAACATGGTTAGAATAGGATAggtttaattttcttctatgtttttttatcagtaaacaaacGTTTCAGTGAAAAATAGAATAGACAAGAGCCCAGGTACACGGGGCATAATATACAAGAGCGTCACCTGTGCATAGTATTCTTTTATGTTATTCTGAAATTCATCATCTTTGCAACCTTTACAAAAGTATTGAAGGCTATAGACATGATAGGAAGTATGGATGTAGTCCATCCGAGTGGTGGACATTCGACCTCGGCTAACAAATACTACAGCTAGAGCTCCAGTTAAGCTCAAGGACCCTTGTTCAAACTTGGCTCATATAAGTTTAGCAGAGCTCCagcaaaacaaagcaaaagaatcAAACTTGAGCTCAGCTCAAACTCGAGTcagattttttcaaaagttagtttatttctcttattaatttaaataaattaaaaattacaccCTAAACTTTAGCTATTCGAGAAAAGGTTCctcttaatataaaaaattataaattaaacaacaaactttaactattcaaaaaaaatttagaagttATATTGATACAATCAGGTGTACTTAGTTATATGCAAATATAACCATACCATGTTCAATGTGTACTTATATTGTAATATAGTAATTATTGGTCTACTATATCTACAATGATCAATgtaacatatagcatactatattatatactatattttactttcacaagtaaaatatactGCAATTATACAACATATGTTATGAAGGTATTACCAgtagtaattatattatagtaaaaGTCTAATTATGCTACAAATATAAGATATTGTGGTTATATAACATGAGTCGTATAAGTTATGTATAATTATAGTCGATAGGATTGactattctatatataaattacgcACATACAAAAGCAATATGCAAGTATAACTACAGGGAGTTTAAACTGTACTTATTGTGCAGTACAATACTACTTCATTATTAGTTATACCATTACTAGCTACTCTAATATTAGctgttatattataatactcACAGTAATGTAATAATATGACCTCtctctgattaaaaaaaaaaatatgacctCTTTGATTAAAGAAAACGAGCTCTCTCTGAATTGTTGATATATCACGGCAATATAGCAGTCTATGTTACATAAGTACGCAAGATAAGTCACTATATGTAACATGTACCATACATAGTCACGCCATACTATACATCATTAGTTATGATTGTTTTTAGAGATATTgctaatataacaatatttttgttatatatacatagtatattttataaaataaatgtttacgttacttatcaaaaaataaatgtttgtgTTTAACAGACGaggtttttagaaaatattccAAAAACAGTCTAACCTATATAACATAGTTTACAGTACATACTGTATAACTTCTATGAAACAAGTTGAACGCATCTCTAATTTTATGGAAAATCTAATTCATGCAATATATAACATATGTCATTTATTAAACATCTATATTACATAATtagaaatatcataaaaaataagtagCAAATAATGTATATGATATagcaaataaaactaaatatatataatatatttatatattatatatatttataatacagATAAAAGTAAATACATATAACATACAGATacatttataataaaagtaaataaactATATAAGACTTAATAAATATATGCTAATACTattgattaaatatatataatatataagtaaccTATATTACTACATAATAtaacaaatacatatatatagcattgttaaatatataaaatagtagataacataaatatatgaatcttataaataacacataaatataatatctgcgtgtgtgtatatatatatatatatttgtgtatatatatatatatgtatgtatgtaggtatgtatgtatgtatatattacaaGCGTTGAACAAGATCAAATGAGTTGAGTCGTGATTATACTTGCATTATTTATGATCTTAAACTGAGCCGAATTGAGCTTATGCAAGTTGGACTCTTCAATATTCAAGCTAAAATTAATAATCACGAACAACTCATTTACTAAATGAACCAAGTACGAGCCAAACTTACACAACCGAAACTCAAGCTATTCGGTTCATTGGCAGCCCTAGTAGGAAGCATTGAAGGATTGTCACGAAAATTGCAAAtgcttaaaaatcattttactataaTTTCAGTATAATGTTTTGTATGTATGGGTCTAATGCAAGAGATCAATTAAGCTTAGCAATAAAGTACATCCATCAGCAATCATGCAAAGGGTGGACTAAGGCCATAAACAAACTATATTCAATTTGCAAAGCCAGCTAGTAATTATACTCTATATGCCAGTTTGAATCATTGCAAATTGTTATGCTTGCAATTTTTCTAAATACAACTTTATGCTTTCAAGGCCTCATGAAAGTCGAGTAACTGTAAATATAGGTGTACAAATTTGAACTGGGATTGCCAGGACCAGTTGAAACCCGCCAGAACCAAATGGTAGTTAGTCCCAAATCTGAGGAACCAATAAATTGGTTCTCCTCACCTGTACAGGTATATGGTacatataaaattgaaattattccCTTCTTTAGTTGCCGCAGTCATCAATTTGACCCCCTCGCCAAACCAAGGGGGCCGGTGTACAACCCTAACTGTCAGATATTTATTCATGGAAACTTCAAAAGtaacaataaacaaaaactgAAGACACTTGGCATAGTCTAAAATATTGATTATGAAACAGAAAGATTCAAGCGAACATAGATAGTGTAAGTCACCTGACGTAAAGGAAGGCCTAAGGGACTCAAGACACAGTCTGGAGTAGGAATTAGCCGTTCCCGAGGATGATGGAACCGACAAACTGCACCAAACTTACAATCACCAGTTTTCATGTAAAACTGGCATTCAGGCTGGCCAGGCCTCTCAGGAAATACATTCTCTCCCTGCAATGCATAGAACCCTGCAGGGACAGAACTTGAACGAAGTGGAGAAAATGTCCCCTGAGGTCCAGCATTAGCTGATTCACCCTGGCGTGAGGTTCCATAAATCTGACTATTTCCCACCGTTTGCTGCTGCGTCTCTGGAGAGGAAACTGATCCAAGCTCACCCTGAAAAGCAATTATATTAGCATGTTGGACATAGGATATacaagtttaaatatatttattgccTATTAGAAAAATAGTGTGACAAATGGTAGAAACtgaaatttttgttatttgcaCTGCACGGTATAGAGGTAAAGGTAGCCATGTGGATCAAGCTAGTGGATTTTGATTCAACACCTGTGACGTCATATACATATATCCGTATGTCCATGAAATTCTAAAGTTCACTTTCCTTTCGATCAGGACCACCTCAAAGCAAATCCCAAAAACCTAGTCATTTAGCACCCAAACATGTTTCGTGTGAAATTGACCCAGAACTTGatgcaaaaatcaaatttaaaagcGTTGCTCTCttaaaatgatataatataacTGACATGAGGAAAAATCTTCACTTTCAGGCCACAGTAACATCTTTCTGTACCATAACCTTCCATCAGACAAGCAGCATCTCAGCAGCTCACCATCACTGCCACCAAATACCAGCAGCAGCAGCTGTTCCCAAGAAGGAAACACTCCACCAACAACTGGTATCACCCCACCCCAACCAACTTACGGCAAAGTTGAAATGTGGGTATAACCCAGATGCAACAAAGGAAGGTCATCAGTTCCACCGAGCATTTCCAGTCATTCCAAATTGGGAGGAAGCAAGAGATAGAAAGAAAGTCAAACTTATAGGATCACCATATGTGTCGTTGCTCAAcatttttccaataaaaaagcAATCATcctgaagaaaatatttttccctCCCTTTCCCTTTCCCATTACCCCTCTCCATAACTTCCTTAACTTTTCTTATCCCCTCCCCCTTAGATTGCCTAACGTAGCTTAAATGCAAACAAGTATTCAACATTTGAACAATATTTTGTAGGAATGAATGCAGAAAAGCTTACACTGTATGCATTCCACCCAGGTACTGACACCACTCCCTGAGGTAGAAGCAAAGGTGCATAACTTGAAGGACCTTGCCAGCGTGGACTGGGAATAAAAGATGCTCTTGACCAGTTGCTAATTCCTCCTGGGTAGGACTGCTGACCAGGAGTTGTTGGAGACTGCATGGTAGGATATACAGGAGAACCACTCAAGGAAACCATCATATTTGTTGGTTGAGGGTGGTGGAATTTACAAGTGCTTCCAAACTTGCATTGTCCAGTTCTTAAATAGTAGGAACACTGAGCCTCGTTCTGAATGGGGGaacatgaaattaaataaacaaacaaacataaatTTCATTCACCTAGAAAGAAAAGATAACTATGAAAGACCAATGCTCATTTCAGATATGCGACAGATGCTTGCAGGGATACAATATTGGTTATATGAAAGGCCCAAATGTGTGAgaaatttcaatccaaactttCCAGTAATGAGTTAGTACAGCTGATGCGGACCCAAAACCAATTAACATACAGGAACGTATAACAAGATGATAAACTCCTTATATGAAGACATGGTTAAATAAGTAAAAGGAGAATATTTAATTTACCGGGCGAAGAGGATAGCCTAAAATATTTAAGGTAACTCTTCCAGCAACTCCAGCTTTGTCTCTAGGATGATGAAACTTACATGTCGCCCCAAACTTGCAAGTTCCTGTCTTCAGGTAGTACTATAGAACACATCAAAACAGTATATTAGTTGCCCAAACTGTACAAGGAAAATTGAATATCTAACATCCCCTGAAATAGAAGCCATATTCTCCAAATGCATGACTATTGGCGCAGAGCAAGTTAATTGTCTTCATGATGATAGTCACCAGACAACAATTAAGggattatttcaaaataaatcatGGGCCAAAGTAAGGATAGAAAGTATAAAAGTCCTTCATTGCAACTTTTATAGTTAACTGTTGTGCGTCAACCAATGTTCATTTACCACACTCTTACTTAATGTCCAATATCCAGGAGGAAAAATCTCTTTTCCCCTTTCAGAAAGCATTACAGCCTAGTTCATCAAATCTCTTTAATTTCTCACAactaataaatttcattaaaaggCACAAAAGGGGCGACCCAGGTATAcaaaatgtatacaagaaaaagatACATGAAAATCATGGGAGTTAGGCCCACTAATATAGCAACTGTCCAAAGGAAGATggcattttgttttgttgggttGGGGGATGCGGGCAAGATACACTATACTAGGTAAGTTGGTACCATCTTCCACACTACTGTAATTTGCAGATTGCTACTTAACTCTCTCCAAGCACTAAAAAGATCAACTATACTTATGAGCATTACCCAAGTCAAACCCATCGGATTAAAGAAATCATTCCATAAAGCCCTAACGGTTTCACAATGCAGTAAGAGATGATCAATACTGTCCACTCCTCTCACAAATAGAACATTACTTAATCACAATGATGTTTCTTTTCCTTATCCATAGTAAGAATTCTTCCCAAAGAGGTTGTCCAAGAAGCACAAATGCAGCTCTTGAAGGGACCTTCATTcgccaaatgctcttccaaggaaaTGAATTATTATCATAAGGAATAAGGATATTAAGAAAGAACATTGAACAACCGTCTCATGGAAATGGCCCAAAGAAGATTATCTCCCCCTTCTCTTCTCAACTTGGTGGAATACAATGGATTATAGAACGGTAAAGGCTTTCTACTTCCCAGTCATGAGCCGCTTTGATAATtcatcatatatttttctttaaggcttcgtttggtaagcaaactcatctcaactcatcattacaactttttcaaatcccaatacaaaatataataaacaattcaactttttcaaatcccaaaataataataatattaaaaaataatattctaacaatattttatcgtctcaactcaactcaactcaattcagttcaacatccaaacgcagcctaagaataaagaatggagaaaatttataataagcCTTGACTTTATCAGAGAAATTAGCCTTGACTTTATCAGAGAAATTAATCAATCAAGATGTGTATAATCGTCTATTAATAGAGATGaccaaatttttaaaaagtgatcAAGAAATTTAATACCCACACAATTGTTCAGAATCCCAAAAAATAATCCAATCAACGAATCAATGAGCAATAGGCATCAGGAAACATATCTCCATCATTTTGGAGTGTCCAATTGTGAAATATCATTAACTAACCAACTCAACAACCACGGAGATCTTGTATTATATAGAAAAGTTCCTCTCTCGCTATAACAATCCAAGGAAGGCCCATGTCACATTagggcctatactccaaaataaatagtCAATGTTATAATTAGAGTCTCTTGGAATTATTATGAACGGCTTGAACTTCTCCCTCCCCGCGAAGTGAGATCCCATTCACCACCTTATCGTAAATAAACCCATTCAACCTTCCTATTAATCACGATCCGGAATATTACAATCTACCTCCTCATATTCCTGACGTTCTCATTGGGTCATTCCATCATAGGTGACACAACTCAAGTTCTATACTCTAGTCGAGATTGACTCAAATATCATTTGTAAAGACCCAAGGAAGAATCAAGATCACTAGGTCAatgttacaattggagcccccTAGAATcattaaaaagggtttgaacttaagttctaaattttgttgCAGTGATCATTCCGGTTTAAGCACTTGAATAGAATATTTTGGTACCGTGCGTTCctgtgtaccgtttcgggattagctatatataaaaaaaaagtatacattTATgaatgtgtgtgcatgtgtgtgtgagtATAGGGAAGAATTGAcggtttataaaataaatatacattgaaaacgttattaaaaaaaaaaaaaaaaagaaaagaaaagaaggtaGAGATATTAGTGTTAAAAGataatgttaaaagaaaatcacaaacttgagttgagatacatacaaaagaaacaaaaaaaaaaaaaaagagttgagaaACATATTTAATGTTACATAAACACGAGAGAATGAGAagacatatttaaagttaaaaaaaattaaaattatataaatgccttttagattttcaaatatatgaatgccagctagatttaaaatttacaaaaaagtCATCCAAACTcgagaaaagtaaaaaattgcCATTAAAACAGTTCGGAATGGAATGTGGTCCAGAATGCTAATTCTGGTCGGAATAGGCCGGAATGGACAGGAACTTGGAGTGAAACGGAACGAGGAGGTATAATATACCAGTTACTACATCTGAACAGAAAGTTCTGGCTGGAATGGCCCCAAAAAAATGGAATTCAAAACTATGGATTGAACATCTCCATCCCAATCAATATAGGTTGTCATTCTTCATTGTCCTATACACAATCCCACTCACCAGGCTCCTATAAAATCACATAATCCAGGGTATTATACCAGTAACACAATTAGGAGGCAGAGATATAACAAGTGACCAAAATCATCACATCTAATTAGCACCAAGCCTCCAAATATTACCTGTGGCCATAACAATCCATAATGCATATATTGTTGCTAAAAACATACATTCAGTTTGACTTATAGCATGCACTAGTCTGAATAACAATTCAATATTCTATATTAAATATAACTGTTCATCAGTCTGATGACCCTAAAATCTAAAACAGATGTGTTTCACAAACTAAATTTAGGCTTCCCAGCCCCACCCCATTGCCACCAATTTTTCCTAATTAAAGGATATGCAAGCCCTTGCAACTTCATGCTGGAATCAatgtttctttcaaaatatgaactgaaatatacatatacatatacatatacatatacatatacgcATGCATATCTACACACACGCCTATATACAAACATCAGTATATAGTGTTTTCATACCTGAGTACCTGGGGGCATGCTACATTAGGGAAACTTTTggaaattttttagaattcttgaaaaaattaagataCATTTTGTAATGGGTTTTCTGAAAGTGGGTAGGAAAATGAGAAGTTGTTGGATAAAAACTTTTTTGTGAGTCAAAACAGAGATCTTTTAGTCAAAATTATAATAGCAagtaaatatttcataaaacgTTGTTTTTTCACCTTTCCACTCCCATTTGTTCCTTCAAATGAagtagaaaacaaaacaaaacaaagcaaaatcatttttaagtcTACTACTTCATTAAACTGGAAACACAAGGAATAGAGTGAATTCTGATACCACTGCAATAACACCATTGTTTTAATCATGCACAATGATGACTACAAAATCCAAGAACACCCCTGTAACTGTTAGCCAAAGGCCATCAGGCTTGTGAAAACATGGGGGTTTTATATTGTCTCTCAGATTTTTGGGGCTAAAACAAAGGGCTCTATCTTGCCAATATACATCATTTTCATAGCCTCCACATTTAAAATGCTAGCATGGTAAGTTCACTTGTTTAATAAATAAGGAGCATACCTAGAATCAGACCTAAAAGCATAGGCCAGTAGGAGGAGATGCCCAACAAGAACAGTTACCAATCATCAAGCACACACCTAACTAATGAGGAATATTATTAACACCATCTCACATGTTCAacaaattaaatctatttgtaGGCCGAGGGCACCATCCCCAAGTCATCTGCTGATATGGCAGGTGCCAAAGCCGAAAATGAAAATTGGGGGGAAATTTGTTgggctaaaaataaaaatcgattGCAGGAAATGAAAACATAGGGCACCAAGATGAAAGTGAAAATGCAAAGAGAATGACTTGTAGAGCAGGAATCTGAAAGCAATAGTTCATttcattttgagatttgaatttcaaattcttttcaaGGCTGACATGGCACAGCAGATGACCTGGGGATGATGTTCCCAGAGATGAAGAGTAGCAGAGAGCGCGGGCGCGCGAGAGAGAGACCCCGATCAAGGGCACACCCAACCATTCTCTAATAACAAGCAAAAACCCAACCAATGTTGGATTATCATGACATTAGTGTTGAGAGTATCACTAAAA
Protein-coding sequences here:
- the LOC108984602 gene encoding zinc finger CCCH domain-containing protein ZFN-like; translation: MEFDAGIPMSRAAAPAVAVTEGASLSPSSLNEDAMWQMNLISSEMMDSGLYPERPGEPDCSYYIRTGLCRFGATCRFNHPPNRKLAIATARMKGDFPERVGQPECQYYLKTGTCKFGATCKFHHPRDKAGVAGRVTLNILGYPLRPNEAQCSYYLRTGQCKFGSTCKFHHPQPTNMMVSLSGSPVYPTMQSPTTPGQQSYPGGISNWSRASFIPSPRWQGPSSYAPLLLPQGVVSVPGWNAYSGELGSVSSPETQQQTVGNSQIYGTSRQGESANAGPQGTFSPLRSSSVPAGFYALQGENVFPERPGQPECQFYMKTGDCKFGAVCRFHHPRERLIPTPDCVLSPLGLPLRQGEPLCIFYSRYGICKFGPSCKFDHPMGIFTYNLSASSSGDAPVRRLLGSSSGTAALNLSSEGLVQAGSAKPRRLSLSETRQMPSGDDNIDTEG